In Vibrio gangliei, a single window of DNA contains:
- a CDS encoding general secretion pathway protein GspB produces MSQVMNALQKSEQAYQAQMAPHYAAGQPRQLQPVKPGKGIMTLLLLLPLLVVLAWLGYQSFIAPKALSLPSQQPESSQKQVVSQSKSASSAAATVEHVKTPTSLNVVTILPYPTMPEAKALPGDPIVPAPVKVSRRTEVMPVSNTTDKTSSSPSRQAMTPSYQSAEKSQDWNVDDLDLSGLSPELAQRFQTALKGSDISKGPNTSAATKPKATAIEPPQDAINLIGHESDYRGRLPKMNFETHMYSSKADSRWIKVNGNNVHEGEWVIDKLVKLEQILPGSLIILFDNQHIQIPALYEWAG; encoded by the coding sequence ATGTCACAAGTCATGAATGCGTTACAAAAATCTGAGCAAGCCTATCAAGCTCAGATGGCGCCTCATTACGCGGCTGGGCAACCGCGTCAGTTGCAACCCGTTAAACCGGGTAAAGGCATTATGACACTATTATTACTTTTGCCATTGTTGGTGGTTTTAGCTTGGCTTGGGTATCAGTCTTTTATTGCGCCCAAAGCATTGAGTTTACCTTCTCAACAGCCAGAGTCGTCACAAAAGCAAGTGGTTTCACAATCCAAATCAGCCTCATCTGCAGCAGCTACCGTGGAGCACGTTAAAACACCAACATCGCTCAATGTCGTTACGATTTTACCCTATCCAACTATGCCAGAAGCCAAGGCATTACCCGGAGATCCGATAGTGCCTGCTCCGGTAAAAGTGAGTCGTCGCACTGAAGTTATGCCGGTGAGTAATACTACGGATAAAACGTCATCATCCCCATCTCGTCAGGCAATGACACCCAGTTATCAATCTGCGGAAAAATCACAAGATTGGAATGTGGATGATCTCGATTTATCTGGCTTGTCTCCTGAGTTAGCGCAACGATTTCAAACGGCATTAAAAGGTTCAGATATTTCAAAAGGCCCTAATACTTCGGCGGCAACCAAGCCCAAAGCGACCGCTATCGAGCCACCTCAAGATGCGATTAACTTGATTGGGCATGAGTCGGACTATCGTGGCCGGTTACCGAAAATGAATTTTGAGACTCACATGTATTCATCAAAAGCGGATAGCCGTTGGATAAAAGTGAATGGCAACAATGTGCATGAAGGAGAATGGGTGATTGATAAGCTGGTTAAATTAGAACAAATCTTGCCAGGCAGTTTGATCATTCTTTTTGATAACCAGCATATTCAGATCCCAGCCTTATATGAGTGGGCGGGTTAA
- a CDS encoding uracil-xanthine permease family protein, with the protein MLQMLQGAQMLFVAFGALVIVPLLTGLDPSVALFGAGIGTLLFQLVTKRSVPIFLASSLAFIAPIMYSIQTWGVPSTLGGLMAAGAVYVVLAIIIRIRGAGFIHHLLPPVVVGPVIMVIGLGLAPVAVNMALGKSGDGGTQLVTHDAAMWISATSLLVTIALSIFGKGIFKLIPIFGGIFSGYLMSLALGVVDFTPIQQAAWFALPNFTFPEFNINAILFMLPVAIAPAVEHVGDILAISNVTGKNYLKKPGLHRTMAGDGIATMAATFFGAPPNTTYSEVTGAVMLTKAFNPVIMTWTAITAITLAFVGKLGAILQTIPVPVMGGIMILLFGSIAVVGLNTLIKNQVDLHKSRNLVIVAVTLVFGIGGMAFGVGEFSLQGVSLCGIVAIVLNLILPKDFGENHIVDNAQMEDIEER; encoded by the coding sequence ATGTTGCAAATGTTGCAAGGCGCACAGATGTTATTCGTAGCATTCGGTGCATTGGTTATTGTGCCATTATTGACGGGGTTAGACCCGAGTGTGGCTCTGTTTGGTGCTGGTATCGGTACATTATTATTTCAACTGGTGACAAAGCGAAGCGTTCCCATTTTCTTAGCCTCTTCTTTAGCTTTCATTGCACCCATCATGTACAGCATTCAAACTTGGGGTGTACCTAGTACCTTAGGTGGCCTAATGGCAGCGGGTGCGGTGTATGTTGTCTTAGCCATTATTATTCGAATCCGTGGTGCGGGCTTTATTCATCACTTATTGCCACCGGTTGTGGTTGGCCCCGTTATCATGGTGATCGGTTTAGGCTTGGCTCCTGTTGCGGTGAATATGGCGCTAGGCAAAAGTGGCGATGGTGGTACTCAGTTGGTTACTCATGATGCAGCGATGTGGATTTCAGCAACCTCACTATTAGTGACCATAGCTTTAAGTATTTTCGGTAAAGGGATCTTTAAACTTATCCCAATTTTCGGAGGTATCTTCAGTGGGTACTTAATGAGTTTAGCATTGGGTGTGGTAGATTTTACTCCTATCCAACAAGCTGCTTGGTTTGCCTTACCCAACTTCACTTTCCCTGAATTTAATATCAACGCAATTTTGTTTATGTTGCCGGTCGCGATTGCACCAGCGGTGGAACATGTCGGTGATATTTTGGCGATTTCAAATGTAACTGGTAAAAACTACCTGAAAAAGCCAGGCTTGCACCGCACTATGGCCGGTGATGGTATTGCCACGATGGCGGCGACGTTCTTTGGCGCGCCACCGAATACCACGTATTCAGAAGTCACGGGTGCGGTTATGCTGACAAAAGCCTTTAATCCAGTGATCATGACTTGGACTGCCATCACCGCAATTACATTAGCCTTTGTGGGTAAATTGGGTGCCATTTTACAGACTATCCCTGTACCCGTGATGGGCGGCATTATGATTTTGTTGTTTGGGTCTATTGCCGTAGTGGGTTTAAACACACTGATTAAGAATCAAGTGGATCTGCATAAATCACGTAACCTTGTTATCGTCGCGGTGACGTTAGTGTTTGGTATTGGTGGCATGGCATTTGGTGTGGGTGAATTCAGCCTTCAAGGCGTGAGCTTATGCGGTATTGTCGCGATTGTGCTGAACTTAATTTTACCGAAAGACTTTGGTGAGAATCATATTGTTGATAACGCTCAAATGGAAGATATTGAAGAGCGTTAA